A single region of the Gemella sp. zg-570 genome encodes:
- the xerS gene encoding tyrosine recombinase XerS: MNQKDYYKKKINNNIKNFPEYIEDFFDTFYDILSPLTLHRYLETYHSFLNWLITECISEADNIKSVKISTLENLSKKEMESYFKKLAREEINGKYRSQTTINNYKAAMRSLYKFLTITSENELGKSYFERNVMLKIPINRVKETLSSRSKKISEKIFLDSQDDEFLNYIEFEYEKTLSKHAKTFFLRDKNRDIAILTLFLRSGIRVNELANLKIKDIDFKNSEINVIRKGGKYDTVIITDSAIKKIKNYLTTLPLELGREDNLFVTKNKKGISIRSIQKLVMKYTESYNIPMSPHKLRHSYGTKLAQKTNGNIPIIMTQMGHSSSETSILYINESKKIIKKSIEKLDE; the protein is encoded by the coding sequence ATGAACCAAAAAGATTATTATAAAAAAAAAATAAATAATAATATAAAAAATTTTCCAGAATATATAGAAGATTTTTTTGATACTTTCTATGACATTTTATCACCTCTAACTCTACATCGCTATTTAGAAACTTATCATTCATTTTTAAATTGGTTAATAACTGAATGTATTTCTGAAGCTGATAATATTAAATCGGTAAAAATATCTACCTTAGAAAATTTATCAAAAAAAGAAATGGAATCATATTTCAAAAAATTAGCTCGTGAAGAAATAAATGGAAAATATCGTTCTCAAACTACAATAAATAATTATAAAGCCGCCATGCGTTCATTATATAAATTTTTAACAATTACCAGTGAAAATGAATTAGGAAAATCCTACTTTGAAAGAAATGTAATGTTAAAAATTCCTATTAACAGAGTAAAAGAAACATTATCATCTAGGTCAAAAAAAATATCAGAAAAAATATTTTTAGATTCTCAAGATGATGAATTTTTAAATTATATAGAATTTGAATATGAAAAAACTTTATCTAAACATGCCAAAACATTCTTTTTAAGAGATAAAAATCGAGATATAGCTATTTTAACTTTATTTTTAAGAAGCGGTATTAGGGTTAACGAACTAGCTAATTTAAAAATTAAAGATATTGACTTTAAAAATTCTGAAATTAATGTAATTAGAAAAGGTGGAAAATACGACACTGTAATAATTACAGATTCTGCTATTAAAAAAATTAAAAATTACTTAACTACTCTACCTTTAGAATTAGGTAGGGAAGATAATTTGTTTGTAACTAAAAATAAAAAAGGTATCTCTATTAGAAGCATACAAAAATTAGTTATGAAATATACTGAAAGTTATAATATACCTATGTCCCCTCATAAATTAAGGCATAGCTACGGTACTAAACTTGCCCAAAAAACAAATGGAAATATACCAATAATAATGACACAAATGGGTCATTCAAGTAGCGAAACTTCCATTCTATATATAAACGAATCAAAGAAAATAATTAAAAAATCCA
- the rpmB gene encoding 50S ribosomal protein L28, which translates to MAKVCYVTGRKARSGNTRSHAMNATKRRFKANLQKVTILVDGEPKKVWVSARALKSGKVQRV; encoded by the coding sequence ATGGCAAAAGTTTGTTACGTTACTGGGCGTAAAGCACGTTCAGGAAATACTCGTTCACATGCAATGAACGCTACAAAAAGAAGATTTAAAGCTAACTTACAAAAAGTAACTATTTTAGTTGACGGAGAACCTAAAAAAGTTTGGGTTTCTGCCCGTGCTTTAAAATCTGGAAAAGTGCAACGTGTATAA
- the efp gene encoding elongation factor P, with the protein MISVNDFKTGITIEVDGNIWKVLEFQHVKPGKGAAFVRSKLRNLRTGAVNDKTFRAGEKVAKALITNEKMSYLYATGDNYIFMNNETYEQIEIPESNIKYELNFLKENMEVSILMYGSEILGVDLPTTVELEVTQTEPGVKGDTATGATKSATVETGYTLQVPLFVKEGDVLVINTSEGYYVSRA; encoded by the coding sequence ATGATTTCAGTTAATGATTTTAAAACAGGTATTACTATTGAAGTAGACGGTAATATTTGGAAAGTATTAGAATTTCAACATGTTAAACCAGGTAAAGGTGCTGCCTTTGTACGATCTAAATTAAGAAATCTAAGAACTGGGGCTGTTAATGATAAAACATTTAGAGCTGGTGAAAAAGTTGCAAAAGCTTTAATTACTAACGAAAAAATGTCATATCTTTATGCTACAGGTGATAATTATATTTTCATGAACAATGAAACATACGAACAAATTGAAATTCCAGAATCCAATATTAAATATGAACTAAATTTCTTAAAAGAAAATATGGAAGTTTCTATTCTTATGTATGGTAGCGAAATTCTTGGAGTTGATTTACCAACTACGGTAGAATTAGAAGTTACACAAACAGAACCAGGAGTTAAAGGAGATACAGCTACTGGTGCTACTAAATCTGCTACTGTCGAAACAGGATATACTTTACAAGTCCCTCTATTTGTAAAAGAGGGAGATGTTTTAGTAATAAATACATCTGAAGGATATTATGTATCTCGAGCATAA
- the trmB gene encoding tRNA (guanosine(46)-N7)-methyltransferase TrmB, with protein sequence MRVRNKSNALPRLENNPFVFIEPKNNKNKWKDIFKNNSPIHLEVGTGKGKFIFNLAKKFPEINFIALETQPTVLSFLLDKIEEEEISNLRLLLADANNLTEYFGKEEIDKLYLNFSDPWSKKRHEKRRLTFKTFLTQYSEILNKEKRIAQKTDNMNLFEYSLFSYSNFGFTIDKISLDLTNSKYESDNVHTEYEDKFITKGNKIYYVEVVKTII encoded by the coding sequence ATGAGAGTTAGAAACAAATCAAATGCACTACCTAGATTAGAAAATAATCCTTTTGTTTTTATTGAACCAAAAAATAATAAAAATAAGTGGAAAGATATTTTTAAAAATAATAGTCCTATTCACTTAGAAGTAGGGACAGGTAAGGGGAAATTCATATTTAATCTAGCAAAAAAATTTCCTGAAATTAACTTTATTGCTTTAGAAACACAACCAACTGTATTAAGTTTTCTTTTGGATAAAATAGAAGAAGAGGAAATTTCTAATCTAAGATTACTACTAGCAGATGCTAATAATTTAACAGAATATTTCGGAAAAGAAGAAATTGACAAACTATATCTTAATTTTTCTGACCCTTGGTCTAAAAAAAGACACGAAAAGAGAAGGCTAACCTTTAAAACTTTTCTTACTCAATATTCAGAAATTTTAAATAAGGAAAAAAGAATTGCTCAAAAAACTGATAATATGAATTTATTTGAATATAGTTTATTTAGTTATTCAAATTTTGGGTTCACTATTGATAAAATTTCACTCGATTTAACGAATAGTAAATATGAAAGTGATAATGTACATACAGAGTACGAAGATAAATTTATAACTAAGGGCAATAAAATATATTATGTAGAAGTAGTAAAAACAATTATATAA
- a CDS encoding insulinase family protein gives MKFNLIKKKYLKDIDTTAFVYEHKKTKARLIFFNNNDENKSFSITFKTIPNSDNGIFHILEHSVLCGSKKYPVKEPFVELIKGSFNTFINAMTFADKTMYPVSSKNDEDLKILMDIYLDAVFNPQLLENDKILKQEGWHYHLENKDDELEFKGVVYNEMKGAYSSVDEIIDMHITEQLYSDTPYRYSYGGKPEKIVELTQEEFINTYKYCYHPSNSYIFLYGNLDIEDYLEKIDLYLANYEFRDYSNYLINEQKNFIEKPVEKTYYTEYPKDKNYVTINFLIGSNLENNLINSINVIDEILLGNNNTNFRKYFIDKGICEDLYGYMQRDKAEVAYSIIFKNVKNEYVDKIEFLYKDALQKELKNKFNKEQIQSIINKNIFTIKEEVNKTSSPKGVSYAIRALRNWLYGNNPLELFDYDKTIKFLEKNLQDEQYEYIANKFLLENNKKSIIKILATNNKEEEQSLKAYKNSLSEEAISKIIFDTKSLIKWQNTEDDKEALDKIKSVNAKSVTIKNPFKPTLFNEVNAIKYAHYDINTSNIVYSKFIFDITNLSKEELNYAALLTHLLFNINTKNKTELEVNTEIDTYLGDINSSISIMQDEKSADTKIKFVVSAKNLVANSNKLANILLENTLNYDFSNKQNISNVLLEFKLNLETQLKEYGNTFVNRRIASYMSLKNMLFEQINGYDFYIFVSNVLKNINEDFDNTYNNLTNIAEKIFNKNNLIVSTTCSKEDNIIFNEHISNYVNFLKEDAILANTSKINFEKKEKNYSEAFYFNTLVQYVGMGFDEFENYSGSLLVLRHILNFDYLWNNVRVKGGAYGSGININKFKELSFWSYRDPNFENTLNVYKNTADYIKNLNLNDKELNKYIIGTLNNFNQLMSPIEKSTFSLNHYINNYDYKEFDKIVEEIKSTTLEDLIKLAKIFDSNNKNYICVLTTKEKATANSELFSKIIEIN, from the coding sequence ATGAAATTCAATTTAATTAAAAAAAAATATTTAAAAGATATAGACACTACTGCGTTTGTCTATGAACATAAAAAAACAAAAGCAAGATTAATATTTTTCAATAATAATGATGAAAATAAATCTTTTAGCATTACATTTAAAACTATACCAAATAGTGATAATGGTATATTTCATATTTTAGAACATTCTGTACTTTGTGGTTCAAAAAAATATCCCGTTAAAGAACCTTTTGTAGAACTTATAAAGGGTTCTTTTAATACATTTATAAATGCAATGACCTTTGCTGATAAAACAATGTACCCTGTATCTTCAAAAAATGATGAAGATTTGAAAATACTCATGGATATTTATCTAGATGCTGTATTTAACCCTCAATTATTAGAAAATGACAAAATTTTAAAACAAGAGGGTTGGCATTATCACTTAGAAAATAAAGATGATGAACTTGAATTTAAAGGTGTAGTTTATAATGAAATGAAAGGTGCATATTCTTCTGTTGATGAAATAATTGATATGCACATTACAGAACAATTATATAGTGATACTCCTTATAGATATTCTTATGGAGGTAAACCAGAAAAAATTGTTGAACTAACACAAGAAGAATTTATAAATACATATAAATATTGCTATCACCCAAGTAATTCATACATTTTCTTATATGGAAATTTAGACATTGAAGATTATTTAGAAAAAATAGACTTATACTTAGCTAATTACGAATTTAGAGATTATAGTAATTATTTGATTAATGAACAAAAAAACTTTATTGAAAAACCAGTAGAAAAAACTTACTATACTGAATATCCAAAAGATAAAAATTATGTTACTATAAACTTTTTAATAGGGTCTAATTTAGAAAATAATTTAATAAATAGTATAAATGTAATAGATGAAATATTACTAGGAAACAATAATACAAATTTTAGAAAATATTTTATTGATAAAGGAATATGTGAAGATTTATATGGATATATGCAAAGAGATAAGGCAGAAGTAGCATATTCTATTATTTTTAAAAATGTAAAAAATGAATATGTAGATAAGATAGAATTTTTATACAAAGACGCTTTGCAAAAAGAATTAAAAAATAAATTTAATAAAGAACAAATTCAATCTATCATAAATAAAAATATCTTTACAATAAAAGAAGAAGTCAATAAAACCAGTTCTCCAAAAGGGGTAAGCTACGCTATAAGAGCCTTGAGAAATTGGTTGTATGGTAATAACCCTTTGGAACTATTTGATTATGATAAAACAATAAAATTCTTAGAAAAAAATTTACAAGATGAACAATATGAATACATAGCCAATAAATTTTTATTAGAAAACAATAAAAAATCTATTATAAAAATATTAGCAACTAATAATAAAGAAGAAGAACAATCATTAAAAGCTTATAAAAATTCTCTATCAGAAGAAGCTATTAGTAAAATTATTTTTGATACAAAATCTTTAATTAAGTGGCAAAATACAGAAGACGACAAAGAAGCTCTCGATAAAATAAAGAGTGTTAATGCTAAATCTGTAACTATAAAAAATCCATTTAAGCCTACACTTTTTAATGAAGTTAATGCTATTAAATATGCACATTACGATATTAATACTTCAAATATAGTTTATTCTAAGTTTATTTTTGATATTACTAATCTTAGTAAAGAAGAATTAAATTATGCAGCATTGCTAACCCATTTACTATTTAACATAAATACTAAAAATAAAACAGAATTAGAAGTAAATACAGAAATAGATACTTATTTAGGGGATATTAATTCTAGTATTAGTATTATGCAAGATGAAAAATCAGCTGATACAAAAATAAAATTTGTAGTTTCTGCTAAAAACTTAGTAGCCAATTCAAACAAATTAGCAAATATTTTATTAGAAAATACACTTAATTATGATTTTTCAAATAAACAAAATATTTCAAATGTTTTATTAGAATTTAAACTAAACTTAGAAACTCAACTAAAAGAATATGGTAATACTTTTGTAAATAGAAGAATAGCTAGCTATATGAGTTTAAAAAATATGTTATTTGAACAAATAAATGGTTATGATTTTTACATTTTTGTTAGTAACGTACTTAAAAATATTAATGAAGATTTCGATAATACATATAATAATTTGACAAATATAGCAGAAAAAATATTTAATAAAAATAATTTAATTGTAAGTACAACTTGCTCTAAAGAAGATAATATCATTTTTAATGAACATATTTCAAATTATGTAAACTTTTTAAAAGAAGATGCAATTTTAGCTAACACGTCTAAAATTAATTTTGAAAAAAAAGAAAAAAATTATTCAGAAGCATTTTACTTTAATACTCTAGTTCAGTATGTTGGTATGGGCTTTGATGAATTTGAAAATTATTCAGGTAGTCTTTTAGTTTTAAGACATATACTTAATTTTGATTATTTATGGAATAATGTTAGAGTTAAAGGTGGAGCTTATGGGTCTGGCATTAATATAAATAAATTTAAAGAACTGTCTTTTTGGTCATATAGAGACCCAAATTTTGAAAATACTTTAAATGTGTATAAAAATACTGCCGACTATATAAAAAATCTGAATTTAAACGATAAAGAATTAAATAAATATATAATAGGAACCCTGAATAATTTTAATCAATTAATGTCACCTATTGAAAAATCTACTTTTTCTCTAAATCATTATATTAATAATTATGATTACAAAGAATTTGATAAAATCGTAGAAGAAATAAAATCTACTACCTTAGAAGATTTAATAAAATTAGCAAAAATATTTGACAGTAATAATAAAAATTATATATGTGTTCTTACTACAAAAGAAAAAGCAACAGCTAATAGTGAGTTGTTTTCTAAAATTATAGAAATAAATTAA
- a CDS encoding adenine phosphoribosyltransferase, with protein MNLEKYISIVENWPKEGISFKDITTLMADGEAYKYATDKIVEYAREKKVDVIVGPEARGFIIGCPVAYALGIGFIPVRKPNKLPREVISYEYDLEYGSNTLTMHKDAIKPGQRVLITDDLLATGGTIEATIKLVEKLGGIVVGIAFLIELDGLNGFDKLKDYDVLTLLTM; from the coding sequence ATGAACTTAGAAAAATATATATCAATAGTAGAAAACTGGCCAAAGGAAGGGATTAGTTTTAAAGATATTACAACTCTTATGGCAGACGGAGAAGCCTATAAATATGCAACGGATAAAATTGTAGAATATGCCAGAGAAAAAAAAGTTGATGTTATTGTAGGCCCAGAAGCTAGAGGATTTATTATTGGTTGCCCTGTAGCTTATGCTCTTGGTATAGGATTTATACCAGTAAGAAAACCAAATAAATTACCTAGAGAAGTAATCAGCTATGAATATGATTTAGAGTATGGAAGCAACACACTTACTATGCATAAAGATGCAATTAAACCAGGGCAAAGAGTTTTAATTACAGATGATTTGTTGGCCACTGGTGGGACAATAGAGGCAACTATTAAATTAGTAGAAAAATTAGGAGGAATTGTAGTAGGAATTGCCTTTTTAATAGAGTTAGACGGTCTAAACGGTTTTGACAAATTAAAAGACTATGATGTTTTAACTTTATTAACAATGTAA
- the recJ gene encoding single-stranded-DNA-specific exonuclease RecJ, translated as MGLKFNWVSPSYSEEEIKNLKNTYNLTDMQAKFLLARNIKKVNQIKEYLIGDYDEGFDPFLMSDMQIAVERIHKAIENEEKILVYGDYDADGITSTVLLLETLLSLGANASSYIPNRFTEGYGPNKEAFKNIIESGISLIITVDNGIAGVEEVDYANSIGCDVIITDHHKIQDRLPNAYAIIHPEHPDFNYPFCKLAGVGVAFKLAHALLDIYPDFLLDLVAIGTVADLVPIVSENRFFVKQGLNLLNEDTRIGLKFLLDISNHYGNIDEDTISFIIAPRLNSIGRISSARDGLLLLSTDDNNTAYELAKKVDSFNIERKKITEDIVNDINKKIKNDKRNLLVIYEEGYHEGVLGIVASNISEKYKKPVLVMNRDNNKLKGSARSIYNFNIYEAMNKINTMFTAFGGHSMAAGFSTSVEFIDEIDKSLNEEYNNYLSNFDFKLEKNVDLKIDYNNISYQLINELDKFKPFGMNFEKPVIVVENINVLEKIEFGANNQYLKLLIGNNNNKIECISFKDNEIFKEINSGDIINIMFNLNKNYFNGRTKLQINLIDIEKKDYIFRNLTNNNLDFNSFPKNELKISRNYNDTINNYYLYKDLHKINQNFDIINILELPNNKQFIFDLLNLNPKKVNICCLEGEAKYKKYRIDKEKLIKFYNIILKIKTLNLNTKESISKMINLLETNIASLKIMIQIFIELNLIKLDKNIIYLLSDNTDVDLKISKTYNAMIERFEIEKLLLEEDISTINNYFM; from the coding sequence ATGGGTTTGAAATTTAATTGGGTAAGCCCAAGTTATTCTGAAGAAGAAATAAAAAATTTAAAAAATACTTATAATTTAACGGATATGCAAGCTAAATTTCTTTTAGCAAGAAATATAAAAAAAGTAAATCAAATTAAAGAATACTTAATTGGCGACTACGATGAGGGCTTTGACCCATTTTTAATGAGTGATATGCAAATCGCAGTTGAAAGAATACACAAAGCTATTGAAAATGAAGAAAAAATTTTAGTTTATGGCGATTATGATGCAGATGGTATAACTTCTACTGTACTTTTATTAGAAACTTTATTATCTTTGGGAGCTAATGCTTCGTCATACATACCCAATAGATTTACAGAGGGATATGGTCCTAATAAAGAAGCATTTAAAAATATTATAGAATCTGGAATTAGCCTTATAATAACTGTAGATAATGGAATAGCTGGTGTTGAAGAAGTTGATTATGCTAATTCTATTGGTTGTGATGTTATTATTACAGACCACCATAAGATACAAGATAGGCTTCCCAACGCTTACGCTATAATTCATCCAGAACATCCAGACTTTAATTATCCATTTTGCAAATTAGCAGGTGTAGGAGTTGCTTTTAAGTTAGCTCATGCACTTTTAGACATATATCCGGATTTTCTCTTAGACTTAGTAGCCATAGGCACTGTTGCTGATTTAGTTCCAATAGTTTCAGAAAATAGATTTTTTGTAAAACAAGGCTTAAATCTACTAAATGAAGATACAAGAATAGGACTAAAATTTTTATTGGATATTTCTAATCATTATGGAAACATTGATGAAGATACTATATCTTTTATTATAGCACCTAGATTAAATTCTATAGGTAGAATTTCTAGTGCTAGAGACGGTTTACTACTATTATCAACTGATGATAATAATACAGCTTATGAATTAGCTAAAAAAGTTGATAGCTTCAATATAGAAAGAAAAAAAATTACAGAAGATATTGTAAATGATATTAATAAAAAAATAAAAAATGATAAAAGAAATCTACTTGTTATCTATGAAGAAGGTTATCACGAAGGTGTTTTGGGGATAGTAGCGTCAAATATTTCAGAAAAATATAAAAAACCTGTTTTAGTTATGAATAGAGATAATAATAAATTAAAGGGGTCTGCTAGAAGTATCTATAACTTTAATATATATGAGGCTATGAACAAAATAAACACAATGTTTACTGCATTCGGCGGACATAGCATGGCAGCAGGCTTTTCAACATCAGTAGAATTTATAGATGAAATAGATAAGTCACTAAACGAAGAATACAATAATTATTTAAGTAATTTTGACTTTAAATTAGAAAAAAATGTTGATTTAAAAATAGACTATAATAATATTAGTTATCAATTAATAAATGAATTAGATAAATTTAAACCTTTTGGAATGAATTTTGAAAAACCAGTAATTGTGGTTGAAAATATCAATGTTTTAGAGAAAATTGAATTTGGAGCTAATAATCAGTATTTAAAACTATTAATTGGTAATAATAATAATAAAATTGAATGTATAAGTTTTAAAGATAATGAAATTTTTAAAGAAATAAATTCAGGCGACATAATTAATATTATGTTTAATTTGAATAAAAATTATTTTAACGGAAGAACAAAATTACAAATAAATTTAATAGATATTGAGAAAAAAGATTATATTTTTAGAAATTTAACAAATAATAATTTAGACTTTAATTCTTTTCCAAAAAATGAATTGAAAATTTCTAGAAATTATAATGATACGATTAATAATTACTATCTATACAAAGATTTACATAAAATAAATCAAAATTTTGATATTATAAATATACTTGAACTACCCAACAATAAACAATTTATTTTTGATTTATTAAATTTAAATCCGAAAAAAGTAAATATATGTTGCTTAGAAGGAGAAGCTAAATATAAAAAATATAGAATAGATAAGGAAAAATTAATAAAATTTTACAATATAATTTTAAAAATTAAAACTCTTAATCTAAATACTAAAGAAAGTATTAGCAAAATGATAAACTTATTAGAAACCAATATTGCTAGTTTAAAAATTATGATACAAATTTTTATAGAACTAAATCTAATAAAATTAGATAAAAATATAATTTATTTACTATCTGATAATACAGATGTAGATTTAAAAATTTCTAAAACATATAATGCAATGATAGAAAGATTTGAAATAGAAAAATTATTATTAGAAGAAGATATATCAACAATAAATAATTATTTTATGTAA
- a CDS encoding DUF1049 domain-containing protein, translated as MINKKNKIPYKLFFIVVFIVAFLTFLIMNYNPVSITFIFFTVKIPLTILFFILTFLGIISSHIYWKNKYSKLKQKLERTEKLLFKKEELEEKI; from the coding sequence ATGATAAATAAAAAAAATAAAATACCCTATAAATTATTTTTTATAGTAGTTTTTATCGTAGCGTTCTTAACTTTTTTAATTATGAATTATAACCCTGTTTCTATCACTTTTATTTTCTTTACAGTAAAAATTCCCCTAACAATACTATTTTTTATTTTAACATTTCTCGGTATAATTTCATCTCATATTTATTGGAAAAATAAATATTCAAAATTAAAACAAAAGCTAGAAAGAACAGAAAAATTACTTTTCAAAAAAGAAGAATTAGAAGAAAAAATATAA
- the ligA gene encoding NAD-dependent DNA ligase LigA, producing the protein MSSNEIKQEIYNLVDLLNKYSYKYYVEDISEITDTQYDLLYKKLEKLEEDFPELILKNSPTQRVGDVTLSEFSKVRHTTPMLSLSNTFSKEELKDFDNRIKSTLNIKYLTYICELKIDGLAVSITYKNGDLVSAATRGDGTIGEDVTENIKTIFSIPKELNSKVDIEVRGEVYLPRKSFEILNKKRLENKEPVFANPRNAASGSIRQLDSKITAQRKLSAFIYSMVNSNESTQEDNLINSKKYGLPVNENYKICNNINEVIEYIDYWDKNKANLPYDIDGIVIKVNDVSYQEKLGYTQKSPKWATSFKFPEEELATKLLDIELSVGRTGVVTPVAILEPLTISGSTVSKATLHNKDVIEELEICIGDTVVVKKAGEIIPKITKVIKELRLPNSKPYKFPDYCPSCNSKLIWEKENPFVKCENFDCKEQTIKKIIHFASRDALNIEGLGDKQIISLYENKIISGIIDLYSLNKENLLNMDRMGEKSATNLLNSIENSKISSLDKVIYALGILNVGKKAANIIAKKYENLTNLKEAKLEELIELEDIGHITALSVIEFLSYKKNTDLIDNLIEIGINPTHLHQDKKENIFTNKVVVLTGKLTKLTRNESKSYLENFGAKVTSSVTSKTDYLICGEKTGSKLEKANELNIKILTEEDFINIMKG; encoded by the coding sequence ATGAGTAGTAATGAGATAAAACAAGAAATCTACAACTTAGTAGACCTATTAAATAAATATTCATATAAATATTATGTAGAAGATATATCAGAAATAACTGATACTCAGTATGATTTACTTTACAAAAAATTAGAAAAATTAGAAGAGGATTTTCCTGAATTAATATTAAAAAATTCTCCAACTCAAAGGGTGGGCGATGTTACACTAAGTGAATTTTCAAAAGTTAGACATACTACTCCTATGTTGAGTTTATCAAATACTTTTTCTAAAGAAGAACTTAAAGATTTTGATAATAGAATAAAAAGTACATTAAATATAAAATATTTAACCTATATTTGTGAATTAAAAATAGACGGTTTAGCAGTTTCAATTACTTATAAAAATGGAGATTTAGTTTCTGCAGCAACTAGAGGTGATGGTACAATAGGAGAAGATGTTACAGAAAATATAAAGACAATATTTTCAATTCCTAAAGAATTAAATTCAAAAGTTGATATAGAGGTAAGAGGAGAGGTATATCTACCAAGAAAATCTTTTGAAATTTTAAACAAAAAAAGATTGGAAAATAAAGAACCAGTCTTTGCCAATCCTAGAAATGCAGCTTCTGGTTCTATTAGACAGCTAGATTCAAAAATTACGGCACAAAGAAAATTATCAGCATTTATTTATAGTATGGTTAATTCTAATGAAAGTACTCAAGAAGATAACTTGATAAATTCTAAAAAATATGGCTTACCAGTAAATGAAAATTATAAAATTTGTAACAATATTAATGAAGTAATTGAATATATCGACTATTGGGATAAAAACAAGGCTAATCTGCCTTACGATATAGATGGTATAGTTATAAAAGTAAATGATGTTTCTTATCAAGAAAAACTAGGCTATACACAAAAAAGTCCTAAGTGGGCTACTTCTTTTAAATTTCCAGAAGAAGAATTAGCTACTAAATTATTAGATATAGAATTAAGTGTAGGTAGAACTGGAGTAGTTACACCGGTTGCAATATTAGAACCTCTAACTATATCGGGGTCAACAGTTTCAAAAGCTACTTTACATAATAAAGATGTAATCGAAGAATTAGAAATTTGTATAGGAGATACTGTTGTTGTTAAAAAAGCAGGAGAAATTATACCTAAAATCACCAAAGTTATAAAAGAACTTCGTCTTCCTAACAGCAAACCCTATAAATTTCCTGACTATTGTCCTTCATGTAATTCAAAATTAATATGGGAAAAAGAAAATCCTTTTGTTAAATGCGAAAATTTTGACTGCAAGGAACAAACTATTAAAAAAATTATTCATTTTGCGAGTAGAGATGCTTTGAATATTGAAGGTTTAGGAGATAAACAAATAATTTCTCTATATGAAAATAAAATAATATCTGGCATTATAGACTTATATAGTCTAAATAAAGAAAATTTATTAAATATGGATAGAATGGGAGAAAAATCCGCTACAAATCTTTTAAATTCTATTGAAAATTCAAAAATATCTTCTTTAGATAAAGTTATTTATGCTTTAGGAATTTTAAACGTTGGAAAAAAAGCAGCTAATATAATAGCAAAAAAATACGAAAATTTAACAAATTTAAAAGAAGCAAAATTAGAAGAATTAATAGAATTAGAAGATATAGGTCATATAACTGCTTTATCAGTCATAGAATTTTTAAGTTATAAAAAAAATACAGATTTAATAGATAATTTGATTGAAATTGGTATAAATCCTACACATTTACATCAGGATAAAAAAGAAAATATTTTTACAAATAAAGTAGTAGTTCTTACTGGAAAACTTACAAAATTAACAAGAAACGAATCAAAATCATACTTAGAAAATTTCGGAGCCAAAGTTACTAGTTCTGTTACATCAAAAACAGATTATTTAATTTGTGGTGAAAAAACTGGTTCAAAATTAGAAAAAGCTAATGAATTAAATATAAAAATACTTACTGAAGAAGACTTTATAAATATTATGAAAGGATAG